The Polyodon spathula isolate WHYD16114869_AA chromosome 52, ASM1765450v1, whole genome shotgun sequence genome window below encodes:
- the LOC121307049 gene encoding zinc finger and BTB domain-containing protein 26-like: protein MSSNSEILHFKFSNYGDSMLQKMDLLRKQNRFCDVTVCVNDLEVQGHKVVFAAGSSFLRDQFLLSDSKEVKISIFQSSEVGKQLMLSCYTGILEFPELELVNYLTVASFLQMGHIVERCTHALSKFIKPSDPLKSQGVQKMGSSEPLEDQSTAAVTVEEVEEEGDEEEEEVIMQTSSPNIQQVDDNTDGEDNAITIVKVESISEASMANTKLQNHFPSSAQAPLHTPEPQHSLINSTVETRIGDSVSRQSQSYSSAASSDSMFAGKNTFGGHARTQDKCLQWYHQCPKCARVFRQLENYANHLKMHKLFMCLLCGKTFTQKGNLHRHMRVHAGIKPFQCKICGKTFTQKCSLQDHLNLHSGDKPHKCNYCDMVFAHKPVLRKHLKQIHGKNSFDNANERSIQDVPVDFDYSRVHNTDAENADHSLGN from the coding sequence ATGTCTTCGAATTCGGAAATCCTTCACTTCAAGTTTTCAAACTATGGGGATTCAATGCTGCAAAAAATGGACCTCCTGAGAAAGCAAAACAGGTTTTGTGATGTCACGGTGTGTGTGAACGATCTGGAGGTCCAGGGGCACAAAGTGGTCTTTGCTGCTGGATCATCTTTTTTGAGGGATCAGTTCTTGCTCAGCGATTCCAAGGAGGTTAAAATCTCAATCTTCCAGAGCTCCGAAGTGGGGAAGCAGTTGATGCTGTCCTGTTACACAGGCATTCTCGAATTTCCAGAGCTGGAGCTTGTGAACTATCTGACGGTGGCAAGCTTCCTCCAAATGGGTCACATTGTTGAGCGATGCACCCACGCATTGTCCAAGTTCATCAAACCCAGTGATCCTTTGAAGAGTCAAGGTGTGCAGAAAATGGGTTCCTCAGAACCCCTAGAGGACCAGTCCACTGCTGCCGTGACAGTGGAAGAAGTTGAGGAAGAAggagatgaagaggaggaggaagtgaTCATGCAGACCAGTTCTCCAAACATCCAACAGGTAGATGACAATACCGATGGGGAAGACAATGCAATCACAATTGTGAAGGTTGAATCCATCAGTGAAGCATCTATGGCTAACACTAAGCTTCAGAACCACTTTCCATCATCTGCACAAGCCCCATTACATACTCCTGAGCCTCAGCATTCCCTTATTAACTCCACAGTGGAGACCAGAATTGGGGACAGTGTGTCACGCCAGTCACAGAGCTACAGTTCTGCTGCTAGTTCAGATAGCATGTTTGCTGGGAAGAACACATTTGGGGGCCACGCAAGGACACAAGATAAATGTCTCCAGTGGTACCACCAGTGCCCCAAATGCGCCAGAGTTTTTCGACAGCTGGAAAACTACGCCAACCACCTGAAGATGCACAAGCTGTTCATGTGCTTGCTGTGTGGCAAGACGTTCACGCAGAAAGGCAACCTCCACAGACACATGCGGGTTCACGCGGGCATTAAACCTTTCCAGTGCAAGATCTGTGGCAAGACTTTCACGCAGAAATGCTCTTTACAGGATCACCTGAACCTGCACAGCGGGGACAAGCCCCACAAATGCAACTACTGCGACATGGTGTTCGCACACAAGCCTGTGTTACGAAAGCACCTCAAGCAGATCCACGGGAAAAACAGTTTTGACAATGCAAATGAAAGGAGTATCCAAGACGTTCCGGTGGATTTTGACTATAGCAGAGTTCACAACACCGATGCAGAAAATGCAGACCACAGCCTTGGGAACTGA
- the LOC121307051 gene encoding zinc finger and BTB domain-containing protein 26-like, whose product MFHFKFVNHSNSLLQNMNLLREQDCFCDVALQIHNFTFQGHKVVLAASSPFLRDQFLLNDSREVSISVLQSSEIGRQLLLSCYTGVLEFPVKELVNYLTAASALQMGHVVERCTQAVSQYLDPTLADIKGVMTFNEAQPCSPSSDGDELQETVDGFDIDSEDSTHVVKNVPSSIIPSKCERFVSKSLALSVETSGSNTQDYSRDDSVDQEVVSGDIYVLAAQEIEFQGLASSSLEECLQHDQVQSSLISKLMSENFIREHDAILQKPYYCRKCSKVFQHLENYISHVKEHKMYLCLRCGKTFSQKSNLTRHVRVHTGMKPFECLLCKKAFSQKATLQDHINLHTGIKPHKCNYCAVHFAHKAGLRRHLKDVHRKSSLENTCEEVEALIVDSD is encoded by the coding sequence ATGTTTCACTTCAAGTTTGTAAACCACAGCAACTCGCTACTGCAAAACATGAACCTACTGCGGGAGCAAGACTGCTTTTGCGATGTCGCCCTACAGATTCACAATTTCACATTCCAGGGACATAAAGTTGTATTGGCTGCCTCGTCTCCCTTTCTGCGGGACCAGTTCCTGCTTAACGATTCAAGGGAGGTTTCCATCTCAGTCCTGCAAAGCTCAGAAATTGGAAGACAGCTGCTGCTGTCTTGCTACACAGGCGTACTGGAGTTCCCTGTGAAGGAGCTGGTGAACTATCTGACTGCTGCCAGCGCTCTGCAGATGGGTCACGTGGTAGAACGGTGTACACAGGCTGTGTCCCAGTACCTTGACCCAACGCTTGCAGATATAAAAGGGGTGATGACTTTTAATGAGGCACAGCCGTGTTCTCCATCTTCTGACGGGGATGAATTGCAAGAAACCGTAGATGGATTTGACATAGACTCTGAGGACAGCACCCATGTAGTGAAAAATGTCCCCTCTTCTATAATTCCCTCCAAATGCGAGCGCTTTGTTTCCAAATCTCTAGCCTTGTCCGTTGAAACCTCTGGAAGCAACACGCAGGACTATTCCAGAGACGACTCAGTTGACCAGGAGGTGGTCAGTGGAGACATTTATGTGCTCGCGGCCCAGGAAATCGAATTCCAGGGCTTAGCCTCGAGTAGCCTTGAAGAGTGTCTGCAACACGACCAGGTCCAGTCTTCTTTGATCAGCAAGCTGATGTCGGAGAACTTTATCAGAGAGCACGACGCCATATTGCAAAAGCCCTATTACTGCCGGAAGTGCAGCAAAGTCTTCCAGCACCTGGAAAACTACATCAGCCACGTGAAAGAGCACAAGATGTACCTGTGCTTGCGCTGTGGCAAGACGTTCTCGCAGAAGAGTAACCTCACCCGACACGTACGTGTGCACACTGGAATGAAACCCTTCGAGTGCCTGCTCTGCAAAAAGGCCTTCAGCCAGAAGGCTACGCTACAGGACCACATTAACCTTCACACGGGCATCAAGCCTCACAAATGCAACTACTGCGCAGTGCATTTTGCACATAAAGCAGGACTGAGGAGGCATCTGAAGGATGTACACAGGAAGAGCAGCTTGGAAAACACCTGTGAAGAGGTGGAAGCACTCATTGTGGACAGCGATTAG